The genomic stretch CCGCCGCAAGGGCTGGCTGAAGTAGCTCGCCGCGAGTTCAATCCGGCAGCGTGGCCGAGCCCATGCGGTTGGCGATCACCGTGGCCTTGCGCGTGAAGTTGACGTGCACGTTGGCGCAATAGCTCTTCTTGTCGAAGCACTTCGGCGCGGGTAGCGCCGCCGCCAGTCGCGCTGCCTGACCGACCGTAAGTTGCGAGGCCGGGCGTTTGAAGTAATGCTGCGCCGCCGCTTCCGCACCAAACACACCCTCGCCCCACTCCACCGAGTTCAGATAGATCTCGAGAATGCGCTCCTTGTCGAGCCAGAACTCAAGCATCCACGTGATGACGAGTTCTTCGCCCTTGCGCACGTAGTGGCGCTCACCCGAGAGGAACAGGTTTTTGGCGAGTTGCTGCGTGATGGTCGAGCCGCCCGCGACCACGTGGCCGCGTCGCTTGTTCTTCTCCCACGCGTCGAGCATGGCGTCTACTTCCCAGCCGCTGTGCGAGACGAAATCTGCGTCTTCACTGGCGATGACCGCACGCTTGAGGTTGCGCGAGATCTGGTCGTAATTGACCCAGCGGTGATCCACCTTGCAGGTGAAGACATTGGCGCCGCACAGGCGCATGCGCTCGGCGCGCATGAAGCTGGTCGACGACGGATCGAACACCTGCCAGCTCGCGATGGCAGCAAAGAAATACAAGTTGAGCGCGATCACGCCCGCGACGAAGCAACCGATCACGTAGCCGAACCAACGCGTCATTGCAGGGCTTCCTTCGCTCCAGGTTCAGCGAGGCGCGCGCGCCGCAACCGCGGCTTCGCCCTGCAGCGCCTCGCGCATGGCGAGCAGTACCGGGGCGGTGTCCGGGCGCACGTCGCGCCAGACGAAGAACGATTCCGCGGCCTGCTCCACCAGCATGCCCAGGCCATCCCATGCGCGCGCGCCGTTGCGCCGGGCAAACTCCATGAACACCGTCGGCCGCTGGCCGTACATCATGTCGTAGGCCAGCGCGTTGGGGCCGAACACGGTGGTCGGGATGGGCGGCACTTCGGCCTGCAGGCTGCTCGCCGTGGCGTTGATGATGACGTCGAAAACGTCGTCCGCGGCCAGTTCGTCATAGCCGCCGCCCACGAGTTCGACCTCGTGCAGCTTGGCCGAAACTTCGAAGCGATCGACCAGCTTGTTGGCGCGATCCGCTGTGCGGTTGGCCAGGAACACGCGCGCAGGCTTGTGCTCCAGCAGTGGCAGCAGCACGCCACGCGCTGCGCCGCCTGCGCCCAGCAGCAGCACGCGTTCGCCCTCCAGCGCATTGCCGATGTTGTGGGTGATGTCGCGCATCAGGCCAACGCCGTCGGTGTTGTCGCCAAAAATTTCTTCGCCGTCGAACTTCAGCGTGTTGACCGCACCGGCCGATTCCGCCCGCAGCGACAGCGACGTCGACATGGCATACGCATCGAGCTTGAACGGCACGGTGACGTTGAGCCCCCGCCCGCCTTCGCGCACGAACGTCATCACGGTTTCATCAAACGCGATCAACTCGGCGTAGATGCGGTCGTAGCGGATGAGCTGCCCCGTCTGCTGCGCAAATGCGGCATGGATGGTGGGCGACTTGCTGTGCGCGATCGGGTTGCCAATCACGCCATAGCGATCTGTGCGTGGCGCGCTCGCGGCTGCGAGGATGGCCTCTTGAAACGACGACGGCATGGGCGACGAAATCAGCGGGTCTGCAGGTGGGTTTCCAGACCTGCGCGGGTGAACTTGAACGTGGCAACGACATCCTGGATGTCCACGCGCTTGCGCATCTCGGCCGGGAAGCCACCAAATGGTGAAGACGAACGCACGATGGCAACGGCCTGGCGATCCAGCGCGGGGTTGCCCGAGCTTTTTGCGATCTCGATGCCTTCGATCTTGTAGCCGTCCTGGTTGTAGCCGAGCTGACCATCGCGGTTGATACTGATCACGACGATCAGCTCGCCGTAAAGCGGGCGGCCGTTCTGGCTGGGAAAGTTTGCGGTGCCGCGCGCTTCGATCTTGCGGCGCACGGCATCGTAGTAACGGGCGTAATCCACCTGGCGGGCACTCGCGGCTGTCAGCACATTGCGACGCGGGCGCTTGGCGTAGTTCTCGAGGTTGCGGTCGATTTCGGCTTGCAGGCGCGCAATTTCATCCTGCGTGGTGCGGTCGTCGGTGCCGTTGTTGGGCGATGGCTGCGGACGCTCGCCCGGCTTGACCTGCCGATCGTTGACCAGCGGTGCACGCTCGGTCGATTGCGTGAGCAGGCGACGCTGCTCCTGCTCAAGATATTCGACACGGCGCTGCGTGAGCTTGATGGCATCGCCGGTCTGCTCGTTGGTGTCGGCGGGCAGCGGCGTGGTGGCGCGCTGCTGGTCGTATTCGCCGCCGCCGTTCAGGTTGACCTGCGCCACGGCAGTCGCCTTGGACGGCGCCGTCGACGACTTGGCGTTGACGAGCACCACATCGAGGCCCGGATCTTCGCGCTTGATATCGAACGCCTCGGGGGCCACCACGCGCACGAACAGCAGCAAGACATGCACGGCCAACGACACCACCAGAGCCTTGGTAAGCGTGCTGCTGCCGGACCAGTCCGGACGGTTTGCGAGGGCGGCCATGGGGCGATTCCTGGTCGATGCGCGAAGCGTGAAGGTCAGACTGCGATTGTAGTTAGGCAGCGGTGGGCGTTCCACCGGTCTCGCCGTCCTGCGGCGGCGGCGCCACAGCGGCGTCGGCTTCAGCGCGTGCCTCTTCCCCATCGGCGGCCGGTTGTGGTTCAGCCGGCACATCGGCTTCGCTCTCTGCCTCGGCCAGTTCTTCTTCGATGGCTTCGGCTTCCGATTGCGCGTCCGCGGCGGGGGCGAGGATCTCGACCACGCGGCATGACACTTCAAGGCTGATCTCGTCGGTGTCCAGGATATCGAGCACGACGTGCGTGCCGCGTGGCGTTTGCGCCAGTTCCGGCACCTTCGTCACCAGCGGAATGTCGGCGAAGCGCACGGCGCCTTCCTTGAGCACCACGGCCTGCATGCGCGTGCGGTTTTCCTGCTTGAGCCAGCGCAGGCACCAGTAGCGCTCCATGGTCGACTGGTGGTCGGCATAGGCAGCGTAAGTGGCTTCGAAGTCGGCCACGGCAGCCAGAAGGTCGGCATCTTTCGGCTTGAACGGCGCGATCAGCTTGGCCGTCACGCCATGCTGCGCCACCGCTGCGATCTGCCATTGATTGACCAGATCGACATAGCGGCGCAGCGGCGAGGTGCTCCACGCATACTGCGCCACGCCCAGACCTTCATGCGGCGCCGGATACGTCTGCATGCGCGTGCGGTGCATACCCCACGCTTTCTGCGTGCGATAGATGCCGGGCACCCCCGCGTCGGCCAGCATGCGACCCCACGTGCTGTTGGCCAGGATCATCAGCTCGGCGACGATCTTGTCCAGCGGCGAGCCGCGCTTGCGCTGTTCGATCCGCACACGCTCGCCACCGCCTTCCGCCTCGGGAATGGGATCGATGTAGAACGAATAATCGCCCTTCTGCGCGCCCTCCGGCTTGAGGCCGCTGGCGATGCGGGCCTGCTGGCGGCCGTCGTACAACGCGCACACAAATGGCCACAGCACCGCCAGTTCGGCCTTGAACGGGTAGTCGCCCGAGCCATCGGCGAGCGCGTCGGCGGTGATCACGTCGTCGAGCAGGTTGTGGCGCAGGTTGGCCGCCACGGTCACGGTTTCGCAGCGCGTCTCGCTCGCGGTGACCGCCCACGTTGCACGGTCGACCGTCACATACAGCGACAGCGCTGGGCACGCGCGCCCTTCCTGCAGCGTGTAGCGATCCACCACCGACTCCGGCAACATCGTGATCTTGTCGCCGGGGAAATACACGGTCGACAAACGCTGGCGCGCAATCACGTCCAGCGGTTCGCCGCGCTGGATACCGAAGCCCGGCGCGGCAATATGGATGCCGATGCGCACGGTGGCGTCATCAATGGGCGTGACAGAGATGGCGTCGTCGATTTCCGTGGTGGTCACGTCGTCGATCGAGAAGGCACGCACGTCTGCGGCCGGCAGTTCCATTGCCGGTTCCGGCACGGTCACTTCGGGAAAACCGGTGCCCTTCGGGAAACATTCCGAGAGGAAGCGGGCCTCGTGCAGCGCGCGGGCGTTGGCGATGCCGCCGACCGCCACCATCAGGCGCATCGGCGACAGGCCCAGCGCGGTGCACGCCGCGTCGAGCGCCTTGTATTCGAGACTGTTCTTGTCCGGCTTGAACAGCAGCTGCAGCGTCTTGCCGCGGAAGGCCTCGGGCAGGCGCATCGCCTTCAGCTCGGCTTCGTATTCGGCCTGCAGGGCGGCTTGCTGCTTCTTGCGCTCCAAACCTGCAAGCGCGGCCTTCAGCTGGTCTTCGGGCGCGCGCTGATAGCGGCCGCGGCCCTTGCGGCGGAAGTAGATCGGCGAGCCATGCAGCGCGATGGCCAGCGCGGCCTGCTGCGTGGCATTGGCGCCGGCGCCAAAGTATTCGCCGGCCAGATCGGTAAAGCCGAATTCTTCGGCCGAAGCGCATTCCCACAGAAAATCGAGGTCGATCTCCGCCGACAGCGCCTGGGCTGCCTGCGACAACTCGCCGGCAGACGGCTGCGCGAATTGCAGCAACACGTCGCGCGACTTGACCTTGGTGCGCTTGGCGCTCGGCAACTCGACCTGATAGGCCTCGCCCTGTTGGGACAAGACGGTGCCCGCGCGGATCTCGCCGCCTTCTTCGAACAGCAACTGCATGGAATTGTCTGGATTGCAGCACTCGCCCGTGCGAGCACCGCTTTGAATGAAGTGGAATGGCCGCCCATCCTGACGACATCACGCCAGGCGCGGCGATAAAAAGTTGGGGGCGATGATACCGCACTGGCCGGGCGCTCGGACCGCCAAATACGCTTACCGCGGCGGGTGAAAACCAGCCAGCGCCGGCAGGAAAACCTCTGTCACCAGCATCGCGCTCGCGCCGCGCCGGAACACCGATCGGCGGGCCGGCAATCGGGCCGTGCCGGCAACCGGCGCATCGCCCAGCGCGTCGTGTGCCCGGCGGACCAGCGGGTGGCGCGCGTCCAGCAGAGCGAATTCGAAATCCCCTCGCTGTACACGTGGATCGGCAAACAGCGAGTGCCCCAACGGCTGCGCCCCCAGCGCTTTCAGGAACGGCCAGTCCAGCGCCACACTGCGCGGATGCACAATCGTGTGGGCATAAACCACTGGAGTATCGTCGCAGATCAGCAAAACCTCGCGAACCAGCGTCTCGGCAGGCCCGGGCATGCCGAGACAACGCCACTCATCGCGCAACGGCATGGCGCGCTGTTGGCCCAGCAATTGCACCCGAAAGCGGGAAGATGCCGCGCGAAGCCGCGCGGTCAGCGAATCCGCGCCCACCGCCCAGCGCGCCCAGTGCCGGTCATAGACGACACAAGGCGGCAGCGCGCTGCGCCACAGGCTGCGCGGGTAAGACGGAGATTCGGTCATGCGGCGCTAAACGGATGCGCAGCCAACAGATCGGCGGGAACACCACAGAAAATGAGCACTTCATCCATGTACTGCGCAAAATCACTGATGCCGTGGTCGCCACCTTCAATGATGCGGGTGACCGCGCCAGGAAAGTGGCCGAGCATTTCGCGGTAGTCCAGCACTTCATCGCCGGTCGCGGCAAGCAGGTAATAGCGCTCCGACTGCGTGATGGCGGGCACGGCCAGCGCGCGCAGCTCATCCAGATGATGCCGCTCCACGCGGATCGTGCCGCCACCATGCCACAACGGCTGTTCTCCTACATATTTGGCGAGATCCCGCTCGGGGCGCGTGGCCGGATTCAGCATGGCCGCGCGCAGTCCATGGCGCTCTGCCAGCCAGATCGCGTAAAAGCCTCCCAACGAGGAGCCGATCAGTACCGGTTTGATGCCGTCACGCGTACTCAACTCCGCGATCACCGCCTCCGTATCGTCCACGGCTTCCCGCGGCGAGACGGGCAGCGCGGGGCAAACGTACTTGTCCGGCAGTCCCACGGAAGCCATGCGCTGGCCGATCAACTGAGCTTTGAACGAGCGCGGCGACGAGCGGAATCCGTGCAAATAGACGATGGATGCCGGCATATCCGGATCAGTTCGCGGAGCCCACGTGTTGCGCCAGGGCGTCGAGCAGCTTTTGATGTACACCGCCGAAGCCGCCGTTGCTCATGACAAGCACATGGTCGCCTGGGCGGGCGGCAGCCGTTACGGCGTCAACTAGCGCGTTCAAGTCAGAGAATGCTTTCGCGCACTGGCCGAGAGGCGCCAGCGCGCCCGCCAGATCCCACCCGATCGCGTCGCGCCCATTGGCGGCGCCGTAAGCAAAGATTTGGTCCGCTCCGGAGAGGCTGTCCGGAAGCGCCTGCTTCATCACACCCAGTTTCATGGTGTTGGATCGCGGCTCCAGCACAGCCAGAATGCGTCCTTCGCCAACGCGGCGGCGCAGGCCTTCGATGGTCGTGCGAATGGCCGTGGGGTGATGGGCAAAATCATCGTAGACCGTTACATCGTTGACGGTGCCGCGTACCTCCATGCGGCGTTTCACATTCTCGAAACGGGCCAGGCTTTCAATGGCTTGAGCGGGTGGCACACCGACATGCCGTGCGGCGGCGATGGCCGCCACCGCATTCATGCGATTGTGGTCCCCTTGAAGCGCCCAGCGGACACGGCCTAGCGGTTGTCCGTTGAACACCACGTCGAAGCTATCGTCACCACCGAGGTTTGCAATTTTCCAGCCGAGGCCACCTTCGGCGCCGAATCGCTCGACTTCCGACCAGCATCCGCGCTCAAGTACACGCTTCAAGCTGTCTTCGCGTCCATTGACGAGTAGGCGGCCTTGACCGGGCACCGTGCGCACGAGGTGGTGAAATTGCGTTTCGATCGCCGCAAGATCGGGAAAGATATCGGCATGATCGAATTCCAGGTTGTTCAATATGGCCGTACGGGGACGGTAGTGAACGAACTTGCTGCGTTTATCAAAAAAGGCCGTGTCGTACTCGTCGGCCTCAATGACGAAGAAATCGGATTCGGTCAGCCGCGCCGACAGCCCGAAGTTGCGCGGTACACCGCCCACCAGGAAGCCAGGGTTGTAGCCAGCGTCCTGGAGAATCCAGGCGAGCATCGACGTGGTGGTCGTCTTGCCGTGCGTGCCTGCCACGGCAAGCACCCATTTCTGGCGAAGTACGTTGTCACCCAACCATTGCGGGCCGGAAATGTAGGGCAGATTTCGATCCAGGATGGCTTCCATCAGCGGATTGCCGCGGGAGATCACGTTGCCGATCACATAGAGATCGGCGCCGATGGACAGCTGTTCGGGGTCAAAGCCTTCGATCAGCTGGATGCCTTGCGCTTCGAGCTGGGTGCTCATCGGTGGGTAGACATTGGCGTCGCAGCCGGTGACGCGGTGGCCAGCCTGGCGGGCAATCAGGGCGATGCCGCCCATGAAGGTGCCGCAGATTCCAAGGATGTGGATATGCATGGGAGCCATCTCAACTTCGTTGCGCCGCATTGTACCTGCGGCTACAGGCAGGCCCGCGCGCTTCAGTAAAATAGAGCCATGTCAAAACGCTCCGCCCTCGATCCTGCCCGCGTGCGGGAGGAAATTGCTGTCACCGCCGCCCGCATGATCGCGGAAGACGGCGCCGACTACGCCACCGCCAAGCGCAAGGCTGCCCGCCAAGTGCTTGGGACGGAATCCCGCGCGCCCGGCGAATGGTTGCCGGACAACGAACAGGTCGAAACGGAAGTCCGCGAATACCAGGCACTGTTCCAGGCCGAATCTCAGCCGCGCGTACTGGCATTGCTGCGTCGCATAGCGCTGCTGCTCATGGACGGGCTGGCTGTCCACAACCCGTACCTGGCCGGTGCCGTCTTCAATGGGACCGCAAGCGAGCACTCTGACATCCACCTGCAGGTCTTCTGCGACAGCCCGAAGGACGTGGCAATCTTCCTGCTCAACGCCGGCGTGGAGTTCGACACCACGGAAAGCGCCCACTTTGCCGGCCGCGATGAGGTGGAAACGCTCAGCTTCCTATGGCGCGGCCAATGGCCCGCAGGAGCCGATTCCCGCGAACTGGCGCGCGAGCTGCGCGCCGAAACAGGCACGCCGGTCGGCGTCCATATCGCCCTGTATGACATGAACGATGTGCGCGGTGCGCGGCGCGCTGACGCCACCGGCAAGACCCAGCGGGGCGACGCTGCGGCCGTGCGTGCCCTCCTGTCGCAGGGGTGATCCGCCGACAGGAGTACAATCCGGCACGCCTCGCCACGCTCTATATATAGAGACCCCGCAAACCATGTCGCGCCGCACCCCACTGATTGCCCTATTGATCGCCGCCCTGGTCGCCGCGGCGGCGGGCGTCTATTTCGGACATCGCGCCACCGAGCCCAAAACCCCAGCTGACAGCGCCGTGGCGGCGTTTTACGGAAGCAAGCTGCCCGACCCCAATGGGGTGCCCCTTGATCTGACCGCTTTTCGGGGGCAGCCCGTGGTGATCAATTTTTGGGCACCGTGGTGCGGTCCTTGCGTCGAGGAAATGCCAGAACTGTCTGCGCTGGCGCAAGAAGAGAAGGCCAACGCAAAGTTTGTCGGCATCGGCATCGACTCTGCGTCCAATATCCAGACGTTCCTGGGCAAGGTGCACGTCACATATCCGATTGCCGTGGCGGGCTTTGGCGGGACCGAGTTGGGTCGTCAGTTCGGCAACGAAGTCGGCGGCCTTCCGTTTACTGTGATTCTCAATTCACATGGAGAAATCACGTTCCGGAAGATGGGCCGTGTGCATGCGGACGAAATACGGGAAGCGCTGCAGCGCACGTGAATGTGGAAAAGCGTCATATGACGTTCATGTGCACGCAACTCCCCTTCTTCTTCGGCAAAAGCGCCGACAGCGCGCGCAAGATCGGGGAAAACACCGATTTGTTGTGAGTTTTTCAGCAAAAACTAGACAAAGCATTCTAAGTTGCTGTAAATTGCGCCCAACTTCGCTCAACCGGTCCAACCGTGGCTGATCAATCCATCGCCAAAGCGCTTCGCAACGTGCTCGTGCTGCACGGCCCGAATCTCAATTTGCTGGGAACGCGCGAGCCGGAAGTCTATGGTGCAACCACCCTCGCCGACATCAATGCCGCCTTGGCCGAACGCGCCGCGGCACGCGGCGTGACGCTGGCGCACTTCCAGTCGAACCACGAAGGTGCGTTGGTGGATCGCATCCACGCCGCCAAGAGCGAAGGCGTTGAATTCATCATCATCAATCCGGCCGCCTACACGCACACAAGTGTGGCGCTACGCGATGCGCTGGCCGGCGTGGTGATTCCGTATATCGAAGTCCATCTGTCCAACGTCCACCGTCGTGAGCCGTTCCGCCACCATTCGTACTTGGCGGACCAGGCCGTGGGGGTCATTTGCGGGCTGGGCTGGCGCGGCTATCTGGCGGCGCTGGACTTCGCAATCGATCGACACGGCGGCTAACCGGCCGTCTTCTTCCTTTTATTTCAACCACTTAACCAACGCAACGACGCCAGCGCCTGGAGCGCCTTTGACCGATGCGCGGCTGAAGAGCCATTCGCACGCATCCACCGCCCCAGATCGCCGACGCTGCAGGAGAACGTTCATGGATTTGCGCAAGCTGAAAACGCTGATCGACCTGGTGGCCGAATCGGGCATTTCGGAACTCGAAGTGACCGAGGGTGAAGGCAAGGTACGCATCGTCAAGTCGGCACCGCAAGTGGTGGCCCCGATGCAATATGCGCCGATGCCGATGCAGGCTGCACCGGCTATGGGAGCACCCGCCGCAGCGGCGCCGGCAGCCGTCGGCGCCGAGGCTGCCGCCCCGGCCCTGCCGGCTGGACACATCGTGACGTCACCGATGGTCGGCACGTTCTACCGCTCGCCGTCGCCGGGCGCAGCCGAGTTCGTCAAGGTGGGCGACACCGTCAAGGAAGGGCAGACCATCTGCATCATCGAAGCGATGAAGCTGCTCAACGAGATCGAAGCGGACAAGGCCGGCGTCATCAAGGAAATCCTGATCGAGAACGGTCAGGCTGTGGAATACGGCCAACCGCTGTTCGTCATCGGCTGATCCTCCGGCATCCCACCCTCACCGTGCGGCGCGCAGCGTGCCGCATCCGAGCGCGAGCCGGCGCACAAGGGCTGCCACTGAGCGCGGCCCGGCCACAGCGCCCTCGCCTCTCCTTTTTGTAGCGAGAACACGATGTTCGACAAGATCCTGATCGCGAATCGCGGCGAGATCGCTCTTCGCATCCAGCGCGCCTGCCGCGAACTCGGCATCAAGACCGTGGTGGTCTATTCCGAGGCGGACAAGGAAGCCAAATACGTCAAGCTGGCCGACGAAGCCGTGTGTATCGGCCCGGCACCGTCGCCGCTGTCGTACCTGAACATGCCGGCGATCATCTCGGCCGCCGAGGTGACCGATGCGCAAGCCATCCACCCGGGCTACGGCTTCCTGTCGGAAAACGCCGACTTTGCCGAGCGCGTGGAGCAATCCGGCTTCACTTTCATCGGCCCGACGCCCGAATCGATTCGCCTGATGGGCGACAAGGTTTCGGCCAAGCAGGCGATGATCAAGTCCGGCGTACCGTGCGTGCCGGGCTCGGAAGGCGCCCTGCCAGAAGACCCGAAGGAAATTCTGGCAACGGCCAAGAAGGTCGGCTATCCGGTGATCATCAAGGCAGCCGGCGGCGGCGGTGGCCGTGGCATGCGCGTGGTGCACACCGAGGCTGCGCTGATCAACGCCGTCAACATGACGCGCGAGGAAGCCGGCCGCGCCTTCGGCAATCCGGAAGTCTATATGGAGAAGTTCCTGGAGCATCCGCGCCACGTGGAAATCCAGGTCCTGGCGGACCAGCACCGCAACGCTGTCTGGCTGGGCGAGCGCGATTGCTCCATGCAGCGCCGCCACCAGAAGGTGATCGAGGAAGCGCCGGCACCGCACATTCCGCGTCGCCTGATCGAACGCATTGGCGACCGCTGCGCCGAGGCCTGCAAGAAGATCGGCTATCGCGGCGCCGGCACGTTCGAGTTCCTGTATGAGAACGGCGAGTTCTACTTCATCGAAATGAACACGCGCGTGCAGGTCGAGCATCCGGTCACGGAAATGATCACGGGCGTTGACATCGTGCAGGAGCAGATCCGCGTGGCGGCCGGCGAAAAGCTGCGCTTCCGCCAGAAGGACATCACGCTCAAGGGCCACGCCATCGAGTGCCGCATCAACGCGGAAGATCCGTTCAAGTTCACGCCGTCGCCGGGCCGCATCACGTCGTGGCATGTGCCGGGGGGCCCGGGCGTCCGCGTGGATTCGCATGCCTACAACGGCTACTTCGTGCCGCCCAATTACGACTCGATGATCGGCAAGGTCATCACGTACGGCGCGACACGCGAGCAGGCCATCGCCCGCATGCGCATCGCCCT from Ralstonia pickettii encodes the following:
- the aroQ gene encoding type II 3-dehydroquinate dehydratase gives rise to the protein MADQSIAKALRNVLVLHGPNLNLLGTREPEVYGATTLADINAALAERAAARGVTLAHFQSNHEGALVDRIHAAKSEGVEFIIINPAAYTHTSVALRDALAGVVIPYIEVHLSNVHRREPFRHHSYLADQAVGVICGLGWRGYLAALDFAIDRHGG
- a CDS encoding TlpA family protein disulfide reductase encodes the protein MSRRTPLIALLIAALVAAAAGVYFGHRATEPKTPADSAVAAFYGSKLPDPNGVPLDLTAFRGQPVVINFWAPWCGPCVEEMPELSALAQEEKANAKFVGIGIDSASNIQTFLGKVHVTYPIAVAGFGGTELGRQFGNEVGGLPFTVILNSHGEITFRKMGRVHADEIREALQRT
- the accB gene encoding acetyl-CoA carboxylase biotin carboxyl carrier protein, coding for MDLRKLKTLIDLVAESGISELEVTEGEGKVRIVKSAPQVVAPMQYAPMPMQAAPAMGAPAAAAPAAVGAEAAAPALPAGHIVTSPMVGTFYRSPSPGAAEFVKVGDTVKEGQTICIIEAMKLLNEIEADKAGVIKEILIENGQAVEYGQPLFVIG
- the mtgA gene encoding monofunctional biosynthetic peptidoglycan transglycosylase; protein product: MTRWFGYVIGCFVAGVIALNLYFFAAIASWQVFDPSSTSFMRAERMRLCGANVFTCKVDHRWVNYDQISRNLKRAVIASEDADFVSHSGWEVDAMLDAWEKNKRRGHVVAGGSTITQQLAKNLFLSGERHYVRKGEELVITWMLEFWLDKERILEIYLNSVEWGEGVFGAEAAAQHYFKRPASQLTVGQAARLAAALPAPKCFDKKSYCANVHVNFTRKATVIANRMGSATLPD
- a CDS encoding ribonuclease catalytic domain-containing protein; this translates as MQLLFEEGGEIRAGTVLSQQGEAYQVELPSAKRTKVKSRDVLLQFAQPSAGELSQAAQALSAEIDLDFLWECASAEEFGFTDLAGEYFGAGANATQQAALAIALHGSPIYFRRKGRGRYQRAPEDQLKAALAGLERKKQQAALQAEYEAELKAMRLPEAFRGKTLQLLFKPDKNSLEYKALDAACTALGLSPMRLMVAVGGIANARALHEARFLSECFPKGTGFPEVTVPEPAMELPAADVRAFSIDDVTTTEIDDAISVTPIDDATVRIGIHIAAPGFGIQRGEPLDVIARQRLSTVYFPGDKITMLPESVVDRYTLQEGRACPALSLYVTVDRATWAVTASETRCETVTVAANLRHNLLDDVITADALADGSGDYPFKAELAVLWPFVCALYDGRQQARIASGLKPEGAQKGDYSFYIDPIPEAEGGGERVRIEQRKRGSPLDKIVAELMILANSTWGRMLADAGVPGIYRTQKAWGMHRTRMQTYPAPHEGLGVAQYAWSTSPLRRYVDLVNQWQIAAVAQHGVTAKLIAPFKPKDADLLAAVADFEATYAAYADHQSTMERYWCLRWLKQENRTRMQAVVLKEGAVRFADIPLVTKVPELAQTPRGTHVVLDILDTDEISLEVSCRVVEILAPAADAQSEAEAIEEELAEAESEADVPAEPQPAADGEEARAEADAAVAPPPQDGETGGTPTAA
- a CDS encoding chorismate--pyruvate lyase family protein, whose amino-acid sequence is MTESPSYPRSLWRSALPPCVVYDRHWARWAVGADSLTARLRAASSRFRVQLLGQQRAMPLRDEWRCLGMPGPAETLVREVLLICDDTPVVYAHTIVHPRSVALDWPFLKALGAQPLGHSLFADPRVQRGDFEFALLDARHPLVRRAHDALGDAPVAGTARLPARRSVFRRGASAMLVTEVFLPALAGFHPPR
- a CDS encoding UDP-N-acetylmuramate--alanine ligase — its product is MSKRSALDPARVREEIAVTAARMIAEDGADYATAKRKAARQVLGTESRAPGEWLPDNEQVETEVREYQALFQAESQPRVLALLRRIALLLMDGLAVHNPYLAGAVFNGTASEHSDIHLQVFCDSPKDVAIFLLNAGVEFDTTESAHFAGRDEVETLSFLWRGQWPAGADSRELARELRAETGTPVGVHIALYDMNDVRGARRADATGKTQRGDAAAVRALLSQG
- the accC gene encoding acetyl-CoA carboxylase biotin carboxylase subunit, which produces MFDKILIANRGEIALRIQRACRELGIKTVVVYSEADKEAKYVKLADEAVCIGPAPSPLSYLNMPAIISAAEVTDAQAIHPGYGFLSENADFAERVEQSGFTFIGPTPESIRLMGDKVSAKQAMIKSGVPCVPGSEGALPEDPKEILATAKKVGYPVIIKAAGGGGGRGMRVVHTEAALINAVNMTREEAGRAFGNPEVYMEKFLEHPRHVEIQVLADQHRNAVWLGERDCSMQRRHQKVIEEAPAPHIPRRLIERIGDRCAEACKKIGYRGAGTFEFLYENGEFYFIEMNTRVQVEHPVTEMITGVDIVQEQIRVAAGEKLRFRQKDITLKGHAIECRINAEDPFKFTPSPGRITSWHVPGGPGVRVDSHAYNGYFVPPNYDSMIGKVITYGATREQAIARMRIALSEMVVEGIQTNVPLHRDLMLDANFVEGGTDIHYLEHRLAQQEVAKGGGK
- the mpl gene encoding UDP-N-acetylmuramate:L-alanyl-gamma-D-glutamyl-meso-diaminopimelate ligase codes for the protein MHIHILGICGTFMGGIALIARQAGHRVTGCDANVYPPMSTQLEAQGIQLIEGFDPEQLSIGADLYVIGNVISRGNPLMEAILDRNLPYISGPQWLGDNVLRQKWVLAVAGTHGKTTTTSMLAWILQDAGYNPGFLVGGVPRNFGLSARLTESDFFVIEADEYDTAFFDKRSKFVHYRPRTAILNNLEFDHADIFPDLAAIETQFHHLVRTVPGQGRLLVNGREDSLKRVLERGCWSEVERFGAEGGLGWKIANLGGDDSFDVVFNGQPLGRVRWALQGDHNRMNAVAAIAAARHVGVPPAQAIESLARFENVKRRMEVRGTVNDVTVYDDFAHHPTAIRTTIEGLRRRVGEGRILAVLEPRSNTMKLGVMKQALPDSLSGADQIFAYGAANGRDAIGWDLAGALAPLGQCAKAFSDLNALVDAVTAAARPGDHVLVMSNGGFGGVHQKLLDALAQHVGSAN
- a CDS encoding YqiA/YcfP family alpha/beta fold hydrolase → MPASIVYLHGFRSSPRSFKAQLIGQRMASVGLPDKYVCPALPVSPREAVDDTEAVIAELSTRDGIKPVLIGSSLGGFYAIWLAERHGLRAAMLNPATRPERDLAKYVGEQPLWHGGGTIRVERHHLDELRALAVPAITQSERYYLLAATGDEVLDYREMLGHFPGAVTRIIEGGDHGISDFAQYMDEVLIFCGVPADLLAAHPFSAA
- the aroE gene encoding shikimate dehydrogenase; the protein is MPSSFQEAILAAASAPRTDRYGVIGNPIAHSKSPTIHAAFAQQTGQLIRYDRIYAELIAFDETVMTFVREGGRGLNVTVPFKLDAYAMSTSLSLRAESAGAVNTLKFDGEEIFGDNTDGVGLMRDITHNIGNALEGERVLLLGAGGAARGVLLPLLEHKPARVFLANRTADRANKLVDRFEVSAKLHEVELVGGGYDELAADDVFDVIINATASSLQAEVPPIPTTVFGPNALAYDMMYGQRPTVFMEFARRNGARAWDGLGMLVEQAAESFFVWRDVRPDTAPVLLAMREALQGEAAVAARAPR
- a CDS encoding energy transducer TonB family protein; this translates as MAALANRPDWSGSSTLTKALVVSLAVHVLLLFVRVVAPEAFDIKREDPGLDVVLVNAKSSTAPSKATAVAQVNLNGGGEYDQQRATTPLPADTNEQTGDAIKLTQRRVEYLEQEQRRLLTQSTERAPLVNDRQVKPGERPQPSPNNGTDDRTTQDEIARLQAEIDRNLENYAKRPRRNVLTAASARQVDYARYYDAVRRKIEARGTANFPSQNGRPLYGELIVVISINRDGQLGYNQDGYKIEGIEIAKSSGNPALDRQAVAIVRSSSPFGGFPAEMRKRVDIQDVVATFKFTRAGLETHLQTR